Genomic DNA from Nitrospira sp.:
TTTTTTGTGATTCCCGCCTGATCCACCGTTTCGACCACCTCGGAAATATTTTTGTAGGCCAACCCGGCTTCCTCGGCGAGTCCCGACATCGACACAGCTTTCACGACAATGCCATGGCGTGTCATGTCGCGAAGGAGTTGTTCGCCGCGCACGGTGCGTTTGGCCTGCGCGCGGGACATGGTGCGTCCCGAACCGTGCATGGTTGATCCGAACGTATCTTGCATGGCGCGGTTGGTGCCGACCAGTAGATACGAACCGGTTTCCATCGAACCGCCGCAAATCACCGGTTGGCCGATCCCGCGGTAACATGCGGGCAGCTCCTGGCTGCCGGGGCCGAATGCTCGGGTGGCGCCTTTGCGATGCACGAGCCACTCCTTGCTTCCGTACCGTTCGACCTTCGCGATGTTATGCGCGACATCGTAGATCAGGTGCATGCCGAGGGCTTGCGGGGATGAATCAAAGACAGCGGCGAAGGCGTCGCGAATCTGATGGGTAATGACCTGACGATTGGCAAAGGCGGTATTGGCCGCACAATTCATGGCCCCGAAATAGTTCTGTCCTTCAGGTGAACGGAACGGCGCACAGGCAAGTTGCTGATCCTTGACCGAGATTCCGTAGTGACGCATCGCTTTTTCGAAGACCTTGAGGTAGTCGCTGGCCACCTGATGTCCGAAGCCGCGTGATCCGCAATGGACCATCACCACGACCTGATCGCGACCGATCAACCCCATCGCGGCGGCGGCCTCTCGATCGAACATGTTCTTGTCCGAGAGCACCTGGACTTCTAAGTAGTGGTTGCCCGAGCCCAACGTCCCGAGTTGGTTGATGCCGCGTTCAATCGCGTAGTCCGTGACGTGCGCGGGATCAGCCCCGTCGAGACAGCCCCGTTCTTCAATCCGGTCCAGGTCCTCCTGCCATCCGTAGCCCTTGGCAATGCACCAGGCCGCGCCCTTCTGCATCACCTCGCGAAACTCCCGCCGGTTCAGGTTGACGAAGCCGCGCGAGCCGACACCGGCAGGTACGCGGCGAAATAATTCGGTCATCAACAGTTCGAGTTTCGGTTGCACCTCGGACAACGTCAGGTCGGTGCGGATCAAGCGCATGCCGCAGTTGATGTCATAGCCGACCCCGCCGGGAGAGATGACACCGTCTTCCGGATCGAAGGCCGCGACCCCGCCGATGGGAAACCCATAGCCCCAATGGCCGTCGGGCATGCAGAGCGCATGACGGTGAATGCCTGGCAGACAGGCGACGTTCGTGACCTGATCGAAGACCCCGCGATCCATGGCTCCGAGAATCGCCGGGCTCGCATAGATTCTTGCGGGGACCAGCATGCCCGCCTTCTCAGACGTCGGAATTTCCCACAGGTAGTCCTCAATGCGATTGACCTGCATGTCAGTGTTCAATTTCATAGAGCACCCTTGTTGTTCGGCTCAGGTTGCTGCCGTATGAGTGCAGCCTCAGACGTCCAATACGACCCTGGCGGTCCACCTGTGTCCTACCTGGGTGATGGCATAGAGATGTTTGGTGACGCCTTTGATGTCGGATCGCAATTCCTGCGTGGCCGCATCGACCGGCGCGCCGGTGACTTCCGCGTGCAAATGCCAGGCCGAGCCGGCCGTCTCCTCGATTAACCGCAATGAAGCCCGGTGAAACACGACGCCTTCCGCATCTTTGAGATAGACCAATCGGCTCAACCATTCGAACAGGAGCGTCTCGATGTCGGGCTCGGATATTTCCAGGGTGCGGTGCCAAGTTTGAGGGATGGTGGCCGGATTAGCGAGACTGTGCAGCAGTGCCTCGGTTGCGGCGTCGAAGAGCGCCGGCAGAGAGTCGCCTTCTGCCTCAAAGGCCATGTCGGCCAGCGCGATGTCGTCGAGGAATCGAAAGGTGCCCGGCATGGGCGTCAGCCGAGACCGGCGCGGCGGCGCGCGGCGGAGAAGATCGCCCGGACCTGCTCGATTCCCGGGATCGTATGGCCGAACGGCAAGGGCACCTTGCCTTTGAAAAACATGCGCACGCCCAGGGGTAGGACATGCAGTACGCGTTGGAGATTGAGGCCGACGACTTTGAGCGGCATCAGCGCTTCGTTCAATCGTCCTTCCTGCCGGACGAGATCGACGAAGCCGGTGATATGGCGCGCACCTTCCGCATCGGTCAAGCCGTGACGAATGGACGATCGGCGCAGGCGGATGATCGCCTCCATCGGCTGCACATCCTTGGGGCAGACTTGCACGCACATGTTGCAGCGCGTGCAATCCCAGATGCCGTCGGCCTCCTGCAATGCCGAGAGCCGCACCTGTTTCGCGTCGGCCGGTTCGCGGGGGTCCGCGACGAATCGTGCCGCCTTAGCCAGAGCCGCCGGGCCGAGAAAGCCCCGGGAGACTTCGTGTGAGGTGCAGGCGGCCACGCAAGCGCCGCACATGATGCAGGCATCCACGTTGTGAAAGTGGTAGGTCTCCGGCAGCATCCGCAATTGCCCCGAGGGTCCGTACCGTCTCGTGGGATGGGTAATCGGCGTCAGCCAGGGCGTGACCGCCCGGATCTTTTCCCAGAAGGGCGCCATATCGACGACCAGATCCTTGATGAGCGGCAGATTCGGCAAGGGCTCGATCGTGATCTTGCCGTGCCGTTCGAATTCCTTGCGGACGGACGTGCGGCAGGCCAGTTTTTCTGTGCCGTTGATGTGCATGGCGCAGGAGCCGCAGATGGCGGAGCGACAGGAATAGCGGAGGGCCAAGCAGCCGTCCAACTCGTTCTTAATGCGGATCAACGCTTCAAGCACGGTCAGGCCGCGTCCGATGTCGAGACGATATTCTTCCTGGTGCGGGCGCTGGTCGGTTTCGGGATTGAAGCGCTGGATCGTGAAGGTCAGGCGCATAACAACGTGAGGCGTGAGAACCAGAAATCTAAGTGTTGAGGCTTGAGTGCTGAGTTATCAGTTGAGTCCGGAGACGTCTCACATACGCACCACTCAACACTAAGCGGTTTGTTTGCTTATCCCAGATCGAACACTTTCGGATAGTTCGTGAGATTCCGACAGCCGTCCTTGGTGACGAGCACCATGTCTTCGATGCGCACGGCGCCCAACCCCGGATAGTAGAGTCCCGGTTCCACCGTCACGACATGCCCTTCCTGAAGCAGGGATCCGGTCCGGCTGATGCGCGGCGCTTCATGGATATCCAGGCCGACGCCGTGCCCGGTGCCGTGAAAGTATCCCTGCATACGACCGTTGACCAGGCCGGTCTTGTAACCGGCTTGTTCAAACCGATTGCAAATCCCTTGGTGGATCACCGCGCCGTCGGCGCCGTCTCGAATCTTCGTGATGGCCTCTTCCTGGGCGTCTTTCACCGTCTGGTACAGCTTCGTCAATTCCGGCGAAGGCCGTCCACGCACCACCGTGCGCGACATGTCGGCAAAGTAGCGGGAATCGGCCGAA
This window encodes:
- a CDS encoding RtcB family protein, coding for MKLNTDMQVNRIEDYLWEIPTSEKAGMLVPARIYASPAILGAMDRGVFDQVTNVACLPGIHRHALCMPDGHWGYGFPIGGVAAFDPEDGVISPGGVGYDINCGMRLIRTDLTLSEVQPKLELLMTELFRRVPAGVGSRGFVNLNRREFREVMQKGAAWCIAKGYGWQEDLDRIEERGCLDGADPAHVTDYAIERGINQLGTLGSGNHYLEVQVLSDKNMFDREAAAAMGLIGRDQVVVMVHCGSRGFGHQVASDYLKVFEKAMRHYGISVKDQQLACAPFRSPEGQNYFGAMNCAANTAFANRQVITHQIRDAFAAVFDSSPQALGMHLIYDVAHNIAKVERYGSKEWLVHRKGATRAFGPGSQELPACYRGIGQPVICGGSMETGSYLLVGTNRAMQDTFGSTMHGSGRTMSRAQAKRTVRGEQLLRDMTRHGIVVKAVSMSGLAEEAGLAYKNISEVVETVDQAGITKKVAELKPIGNIKG
- a CDS encoding archease encodes the protein MPGTFRFLDDIALADMAFEAEGDSLPALFDAATEALLHSLANPATIPQTWHRTLEISEPDIETLLFEWLSRLVYLKDAEGVVFHRASLRLIEETAGSAWHLHAEVTGAPVDAATQELRSDIKGVTKHLYAITQVGHRWTARVVLDV
- the sdhB gene encoding succinate dehydrogenase iron-sulfur subunit translates to MRLTFTIQRFNPETDQRPHQEEYRLDIGRGLTVLEALIRIKNELDGCLALRYSCRSAICGSCAMHINGTEKLACRTSVRKEFERHGKITIEPLPNLPLIKDLVVDMAPFWEKIRAVTPWLTPITHPTRRYGPSGQLRMLPETYHFHNVDACIMCGACVAACTSHEVSRGFLGPAALAKAARFVADPREPADAKQVRLSALQEADGIWDCTRCNMCVQVCPKDVQPMEAIIRLRRSSIRHGLTDAEGARHITGFVDLVRQEGRLNEALMPLKVVGLNLQRVLHVLPLGVRMFFKGKVPLPFGHTIPGIEQVRAIFSAARRRAGLG